A part of Corvus cornix cornix isolate S_Up_H32 chromosome Z, ASM73873v5, whole genome shotgun sequence genomic DNA contains:
- the RMI1 gene encoding recQ-mediated genome instability protein 1 produces MSTSSIAARVETWLSSTWHVRVPLTWLEACINWIQEENSGSNLSQAQINKQVFEQWLLTDLRDLEYPILPNCILDTPKGELSGFYSIQIDSLVDVSQPAYSQLQKLRGKSTVNEEVTASTQAFQKPWEAKPTRMLMLQLTDGIHQIQGMEYQPVPVLCSNLPPGTKITVHGNISYRLGVLLLKPENVKLLGGEVDALFEDYCQERVLARLIGETENPNAVGQAGHEQIFSRPVDELEQTLGPSDEELLASLDEKNEFTLNNRTSLESGYYSRTNNFNTASGSLTAHTGNVLLQKSGNLLSHSAEQVSPPIEYADDFLNDFPLEDDFLLEEEMQREIEEVPPVVMNRNIGLITGRLPHTSGSSCNSSLNRTGEEDNVNERDKPREAISKEKNVRRMIFDEDGNSMSKFLQHKGLRQTCSSSDFSLENPPEEGQNYTDLDESRCKQQLTSDSRVLNDNPVCSLKMDPEGDQQKRDSQIFPCKTVEAHLDLNSPPFTYISLLLAKKPETVTILKVKCFIVTLTGNLTKSNGSWGIKAKISDGSAYLEVDFADDILTSLIGFSVPEMNRLKKDPALRLKLKDGLEKCQKQLIDLCCLMTIEFNPFQSKATVLILQDTDASHLEQLKKRLNK; encoded by the coding sequence atgtctacATCTAGCATTGCAGCAAGAGTGGAAACCTGGCTTTCATCCACATGGCACGTTAGAGTTCCCTTGACATGGCTGGAAGCATGTATTAATTGGATCCAGGAAGAAAATAGTGGTAGTAACTTAAGTCAAGCTCAGATTAACAAGCAAGTATTTGAGCAATGGCTTCTCACTGATCTGAGAGACTTGGAATATCCCATTTTGCCTAACTGTATCTTAGATACTCCCAAAGGAGAGCTATCAGGCTTCTACTCCATACAGATTGATTCACTGGTTGATGTTAGCCAGCCAGCATATTCTCAGTTGCAGAAGCTAAGAGGGAAAAGCACTGTAAATGAAGAAGTAACAGCCAGTACTCAGGCATTTCAGAAGCCCTGGGAAGCAAAGCCTACTCGGATGCTGATGCTACAACTAACTGATGGCATACATCAAATTCAGGGCATGGAGTATCAACCGGTGCCTGTTCTCTGCAGTAACCTTCCTCCTGGAACAAAAATCACTGTACACGGCAATATTTCATATCGTCTTGGAGTTCTTCTGCTTAAACCAGAAAATGTGAAACTGTTGGGGGGTGAAGTTGATGCTCTTTTTGAGGATTATTGTCAGGAAAGAGTCCTTGCTAGATTAATTGGAGAAACTGAGAACCCTAATGCTGTTGGACAAGCTGGACATGAACAGATTTTTTCAAGGCCTGTGGATGAATTAGAACAAACTCTTGGACCTTCAGATGAAGAGCTTTTGGCCAGCCTTGatgaaaagaatgaatttaCTTTAAACAACCGAACATCTTTAGAAAGTGGATACTATAGTAGAACCAACAATTTTAATACAGCCTCAGGTTCACTGACTGCACACACTGGAAATGTTTTGCTACAAAAATCTGGAAATCTTTTGTCTCACTCAGCTGAACAAGTTTCACCTCCCATAGAATATGCTGATGACTTTTTAAATGACTTTCCTTTAGAAGATGACTTTCTTCTGGAAGAAGAGATGCAAAGAGAGATAGAAGAAGTGCCACCAGTGGTCATGAACAGAAACATAGGTTTAATTACTGGCAGACTTCCACATACATCTGGAAGCTCCTGCAATTCATCTTTAAATCGCACTGGTGAAGAAGACAATGTGAATGAAAGAGATAAGCCCAGGGAAGCTATCAGCAAGGAAAAGAACGTGAGAAGAATGATATTTGATGAAGATGGAAATAGCATGAGTAAGTTTTTGCAGCACAAGGGCTTACGTCAGACCTGCAGTTcatcagatttttctttggaaaatccTCCTGAGGAAGGGCAGAATTATACAGACCTAGATGAGAGCAGATGTAAACAGCAGCTCACTTCTGACAGCAGGGTATTAAATGATAATCCTGTATGTTCCTTAAAAATGGATCCGGAAGGAGATCAGCAGAAACGTGATTCACAGATCTTTCCTTGCAAGACAGTAGAGGCACATTTAGATTTAAATTCTCCACCTTTCACATAtatttcccttctccttgcaaaaaaaccagaaactgtTACAATTCTGAAagttaaatgttttattgtCACTCTCACCGGAAACCTCACAAAAAGCAACGGGTCCTGGGGTATAAAGGCAAAAATTTCTGATGGCTCTGCTTATCTTGAAGTAGATTTTGCTGATGATATTCTAACAAGTTTGATTGGCTTTTCAGTGCCCGAAATGAATAGGCTGAAAAAGGATCCAGCTTTACGTCTAAAACTTAAGGATGGtttagaaaaatgtcaaaaacaGCTGATAGATCTCTGTTGTTTGATGACTATTGAGTTTAATCCATTTCAGTCTAAAGCTACTGTATTAATTCTCCAGGATACTGATGCTTCACATCTAGAACAATTGAAGAAACGTTTGAATAAATAA
- the HNRNPK gene encoding heterogeneous nuclear ribonucleoprotein K isoform X6 yields METEQQEETFTNTETNGKRPAEDMEEEQAFKRSRNTDEMVELRILLQSKNAGAVIGKGGKNIKALRTDYNASVSVPDSSGPERILSISADIETIGEILKKIIPTLEEYQHYKGSDFDCELRLLIHQSLAGGIIGVKGAKIKELRENTQTTIKLFQECCPHSTDRVVLIGGKPDRVVECIKIILDLISESPIKGRAQPYDPNFYDETYDYGGFTMMFDDRRGRPVGFPMRGRGGFDRMPPGRGGRPMPPSRRDYDDMSPRRGPPPPPPGRGGRGGSRARNLPLPPPPPPRGGDLMSYDRRGRPGDRYDGMMMQCHVDACDDMQPPELFEGGSGYDYSYAGGRGSYGDLGGPIITTQVTIPKDLAGSIIGKGGQRIKQIRHESGASIKIDEPLEGSEDRIITITGTQDQIQNAQYLLQNSVKQYSGKFF; encoded by the exons ATGGAGACTGAACAACAGGAGGAGACCTTTACCAACACAGAGACAAATG GAAAACGTCCTGCAGAAGATATGGAGGAAGAGCAGGCCTTCAAAAGATCTCGGAATACTGATGAGATGGTTGAATTGCGCATCTTGCTTCAGAGCAAA AATGCTGGAGCAGTGATTGGAAAAGGTGGCAAAAACATTAAAGCACTTCGTACAGAC TACAATGCCAGTGTTTCAGTCCCAGACAGCAGTGGCCCCGAGCG CATCTTGAGTATAAGTGCAGATATAGAGACAATTGGAGAAATCTTGAAGAAGATTATCCCTACTTTAGAAGAG TATCAACACTACAAAGGCAGTGACTTCGACTGCGAACTTCGGCTTCTTATTCACCAGAGTTTGGCAGGAGGAATTATTGGTGTCAAGGGTGCCAAAATTAAAGAACTCAGAGAG aacaCTCAGACCACCATTAAGCTCTTTCAAGAGTGTTGTCCTCATTCAACTGATAGAGTGGTGCTTATTGGTGGAAAACCTGATAGGGTTGTTGAGTGCATCAAGATTATCTTGGATCTTATCTCTGAG TCTCCAATTAAAGGACGGGCCCAGCCTTACGATCCCAATTTCTATGATGAAACATACGACTATGGTGGCTTCACAATGATGTTTGATGATAGAAGGGGACGGCCAGTGGGCTTTCCGATGCGTGGAAGAGGGGGTTTTGATCGAATGCCTCCTGGTCGTGGTGGACGACCTATGCCTCCTTCAAGAAGAGATTATGATGATATGAGCCCTCGCAGAGGACCTCCACCACCTCCACCAGGTCGTGGTGGTAGGGGTGGCAGCAGAGCTCGtaatcttcctcttcctcctccaccacctcctCGTGGCGG agatCTGATGTCCTATGACCGAAGGGGCAGACCAGGAGACCGTTACGATGGCATG ATGATGCAGTGTCATGTGGATGCCTGTGATGACATGCAGCCACCAGAGCTG tttGAGGGTGGCTCTGGTTATG ATTATTCTTATGCAGGGGGGCGTGGTTCATACGGAGATCTTGGTGGACCCATCATCACAACACAAGTAACGATTCCCAAAGAT TTGGCAGGATCTATTATTGGAAAGGGAGGCCAGAGAATCAAACAAATACGTCATGAATCAGGAGCTTCGATCAAAATTGATGAACCACTAGAAGGCTCAGAAGATCGGATAATAACTATTACAGGAACACAGGACCAGATACAAAATGCACAGTATTTGCTGCAGAACAG tGTGAAGCAGTATTCTGGAAAGTTTTTCTAA
- the HNRNPK gene encoding heterogeneous nuclear ribonucleoprotein K isoform X2 has protein sequence METEQQEETFTNTETNDLSTGKRPAEDMEEEQAFKRSRNTDEMVELRILLQSKNAGAVIGKGGKNIKALRTDYNASVSVPDSSGPERILSISADIETIGEILKKIIPTLEEASYLQYQHYKGSDFDCELRLLIHQSLAGGIIGVKGAKIKELRENTQTTIKLFQECCPHSTDRVVLIGGKPDRVVECIKIILDLISESPIKGRAQPYDPNFYDETYDYGGFTMMFDDRRGRPVGFPMRGRGGFDRMPPGRGGRPMPPSRRDYDDMSPRRGPPPPPPGRGGRGGSRARNLPLPPPPPPRGGDLMSYDRRGRPGDRYDGMMMQCHVDACDDMQPPELFEGGSGYDYSYAGGRGSYGDLGGPIITTQVTIPKDLAGSIIGKGGQRIKQIRHESGASIKIDEPLEGSEDRIITITGTQDQIQNAQYLLQNSVKQYSGKFF, from the exons ATGGAGACTGAACAACAGGAGGAGACCTTTACCAACACAGAGACAAATG ACCTTTCTACAGGAAAACGTCCTGCAGAAGATATGGAGGAAGAGCAGGCCTTCAAAAGATCTCGGAATACTGATGAGATGGTTGAATTGCGCATCTTGCTTCAGAGCAAA AATGCTGGAGCAGTGATTGGAAAAGGTGGCAAAAACATTAAAGCACTTCGTACAGAC TACAATGCCAGTGTTTCAGTCCCAGACAGCAGTGGCCCCGAGCG CATCTTGAGTATAAGTGCAGATATAGAGACAATTGGAGAAATCTTGAAGAAGATTATCCCTACTTTAGAAGAG gCATCTTATTTGCAGTATCAACACTACAAAGGCAGTGACTTCGACTGCGAACTTCGGCTTCTTATTCACCAGAGTTTGGCAGGAGGAATTATTGGTGTCAAGGGTGCCAAAATTAAAGAACTCAGAGAG aacaCTCAGACCACCATTAAGCTCTTTCAAGAGTGTTGTCCTCATTCAACTGATAGAGTGGTGCTTATTGGTGGAAAACCTGATAGGGTTGTTGAGTGCATCAAGATTATCTTGGATCTTATCTCTGAG TCTCCAATTAAAGGACGGGCCCAGCCTTACGATCCCAATTTCTATGATGAAACATACGACTATGGTGGCTTCACAATGATGTTTGATGATAGAAGGGGACGGCCAGTGGGCTTTCCGATGCGTGGAAGAGGGGGTTTTGATCGAATGCCTCCTGGTCGTGGTGGACGACCTATGCCTCCTTCAAGAAGAGATTATGATGATATGAGCCCTCGCAGAGGACCTCCACCACCTCCACCAGGTCGTGGTGGTAGGGGTGGCAGCAGAGCTCGtaatcttcctcttcctcctccaccacctcctCGTGGCGG agatCTGATGTCCTATGACCGAAGGGGCAGACCAGGAGACCGTTACGATGGCATG ATGATGCAGTGTCATGTGGATGCCTGTGATGACATGCAGCCACCAGAGCTG tttGAGGGTGGCTCTGGTTATG ATTATTCTTATGCAGGGGGGCGTGGTTCATACGGAGATCTTGGTGGACCCATCATCACAACACAAGTAACGATTCCCAAAGAT TTGGCAGGATCTATTATTGGAAAGGGAGGCCAGAGAATCAAACAAATACGTCATGAATCAGGAGCTTCGATCAAAATTGATGAACCACTAGAAGGCTCAGAAGATCGGATAATAACTATTACAGGAACACAGGACCAGATACAAAATGCACAGTATTTGCTGCAGAACAG tGTGAAGCAGTATTCTGGAAAGTTTTTCTAA
- the HNRNPK gene encoding heterogeneous nuclear ribonucleoprotein K isoform X5: METEQQEETFTNTETNGKRPAEDMEEEQAFKRSRNTDEMVELRILLQSKNAGAVIGKGGKNIKALRTDYNASVSVPDSSGPERILSISADIETIGEILKKIIPTLEEYQHYKGSDFDCELRLLIHQSLAGGIIGVKGAKIKELRENTQTTIKLFQECCPHSTDRVVLIGGKPDRVVECIKIILDLISESPIKGRAQPYDPNFYDETYDYGGFTMMFDDRRGRPVGFPMRGRGGFDRMPPGRGGRPMPPSRRDYDDMSPRRGPPPPPPGRGGRGGSRARNLPLPPPPPPRGGDLMSYDRRGRPGDRYDGMMMQCHVDACDDMQPPELFEGGSGYDYSYAGGRGSYGDLGGPIITTQVTIPKDLAGSIIGKGGQRIKQIRHESGASIKIDEPLEGSEDRIITITGTQDQIQNAQYLLQNSVKQYADVEGF, encoded by the exons ATGGAGACTGAACAACAGGAGGAGACCTTTACCAACACAGAGACAAATG GAAAACGTCCTGCAGAAGATATGGAGGAAGAGCAGGCCTTCAAAAGATCTCGGAATACTGATGAGATGGTTGAATTGCGCATCTTGCTTCAGAGCAAA AATGCTGGAGCAGTGATTGGAAAAGGTGGCAAAAACATTAAAGCACTTCGTACAGAC TACAATGCCAGTGTTTCAGTCCCAGACAGCAGTGGCCCCGAGCG CATCTTGAGTATAAGTGCAGATATAGAGACAATTGGAGAAATCTTGAAGAAGATTATCCCTACTTTAGAAGAG TATCAACACTACAAAGGCAGTGACTTCGACTGCGAACTTCGGCTTCTTATTCACCAGAGTTTGGCAGGAGGAATTATTGGTGTCAAGGGTGCCAAAATTAAAGAACTCAGAGAG aacaCTCAGACCACCATTAAGCTCTTTCAAGAGTGTTGTCCTCATTCAACTGATAGAGTGGTGCTTATTGGTGGAAAACCTGATAGGGTTGTTGAGTGCATCAAGATTATCTTGGATCTTATCTCTGAG TCTCCAATTAAAGGACGGGCCCAGCCTTACGATCCCAATTTCTATGATGAAACATACGACTATGGTGGCTTCACAATGATGTTTGATGATAGAAGGGGACGGCCAGTGGGCTTTCCGATGCGTGGAAGAGGGGGTTTTGATCGAATGCCTCCTGGTCGTGGTGGACGACCTATGCCTCCTTCAAGAAGAGATTATGATGATATGAGCCCTCGCAGAGGACCTCCACCACCTCCACCAGGTCGTGGTGGTAGGGGTGGCAGCAGAGCTCGtaatcttcctcttcctcctccaccacctcctCGTGGCGG agatCTGATGTCCTATGACCGAAGGGGCAGACCAGGAGACCGTTACGATGGCATG ATGATGCAGTGTCATGTGGATGCCTGTGATGACATGCAGCCACCAGAGCTG tttGAGGGTGGCTCTGGTTATG ATTATTCTTATGCAGGGGGGCGTGGTTCATACGGAGATCTTGGTGGACCCATCATCACAACACAAGTAACGATTCCCAAAGAT TTGGCAGGATCTATTATTGGAAAGGGAGGCCAGAGAATCAAACAAATACGTCATGAATCAGGAGCTTCGATCAAAATTGATGAACCACTAGAAGGCTCAGAAGATCGGATAATAACTATTACAGGAACACAGGACCAGATACAAAATGCACAGTATTTGCTGCAGAACAG tgTGAAGCAGTATGCAGATGTTGAAGGATTCTAA
- the HNRNPK gene encoding heterogeneous nuclear ribonucleoprotein K isoform X1 produces the protein METEQQEETFTNTETNDLSTGKRPAEDMEEEQAFKRSRNTDEMVELRILLQSKNAGAVIGKGGKNIKALRTDYNASVSVPDSSGPERILSISADIETIGEILKKIIPTLEEASYLQYQHYKGSDFDCELRLLIHQSLAGGIIGVKGAKIKELRENTQTTIKLFQECCPHSTDRVVLIGGKPDRVVECIKIILDLISESPIKGRAQPYDPNFYDETYDYGGFTMMFDDRRGRPVGFPMRGRGGFDRMPPGRGGRPMPPSRRDYDDMSPRRGPPPPPPGRGGRGGSRARNLPLPPPPPPRGGDLMSYDRRGRPGDRYDGMMMQCHVDACDDMQPPELFEGGSGYDYSYAGGRGSYGDLGGPIITTQVTIPKDLAGSIIGKGGQRIKQIRHESGASIKIDEPLEGSEDRIITITGTQDQIQNAQYLLQNSVKQYADVEGF, from the exons ATGGAGACTGAACAACAGGAGGAGACCTTTACCAACACAGAGACAAATG ACCTTTCTACAGGAAAACGTCCTGCAGAAGATATGGAGGAAGAGCAGGCCTTCAAAAGATCTCGGAATACTGATGAGATGGTTGAATTGCGCATCTTGCTTCAGAGCAAA AATGCTGGAGCAGTGATTGGAAAAGGTGGCAAAAACATTAAAGCACTTCGTACAGAC TACAATGCCAGTGTTTCAGTCCCAGACAGCAGTGGCCCCGAGCG CATCTTGAGTATAAGTGCAGATATAGAGACAATTGGAGAAATCTTGAAGAAGATTATCCCTACTTTAGAAGAG gCATCTTATTTGCAGTATCAACACTACAAAGGCAGTGACTTCGACTGCGAACTTCGGCTTCTTATTCACCAGAGTTTGGCAGGAGGAATTATTGGTGTCAAGGGTGCCAAAATTAAAGAACTCAGAGAG aacaCTCAGACCACCATTAAGCTCTTTCAAGAGTGTTGTCCTCATTCAACTGATAGAGTGGTGCTTATTGGTGGAAAACCTGATAGGGTTGTTGAGTGCATCAAGATTATCTTGGATCTTATCTCTGAG TCTCCAATTAAAGGACGGGCCCAGCCTTACGATCCCAATTTCTATGATGAAACATACGACTATGGTGGCTTCACAATGATGTTTGATGATAGAAGGGGACGGCCAGTGGGCTTTCCGATGCGTGGAAGAGGGGGTTTTGATCGAATGCCTCCTGGTCGTGGTGGACGACCTATGCCTCCTTCAAGAAGAGATTATGATGATATGAGCCCTCGCAGAGGACCTCCACCACCTCCACCAGGTCGTGGTGGTAGGGGTGGCAGCAGAGCTCGtaatcttcctcttcctcctccaccacctcctCGTGGCGG agatCTGATGTCCTATGACCGAAGGGGCAGACCAGGAGACCGTTACGATGGCATG ATGATGCAGTGTCATGTGGATGCCTGTGATGACATGCAGCCACCAGAGCTG tttGAGGGTGGCTCTGGTTATG ATTATTCTTATGCAGGGGGGCGTGGTTCATACGGAGATCTTGGTGGACCCATCATCACAACACAAGTAACGATTCCCAAAGAT TTGGCAGGATCTATTATTGGAAAGGGAGGCCAGAGAATCAAACAAATACGTCATGAATCAGGAGCTTCGATCAAAATTGATGAACCACTAGAAGGCTCAGAAGATCGGATAATAACTATTACAGGAACACAGGACCAGATACAAAATGCACAGTATTTGCTGCAGAACAG tgTGAAGCAGTATGCAGATGTTGAAGGATTCTAA
- the HNRNPK gene encoding heterogeneous nuclear ribonucleoprotein K isoform X3 gives METEQQEETFTNTETNGKRPAEDMEEEQAFKRSRNTDEMVELRILLQSKNAGAVIGKGGKNIKALRTDYNASVSVPDSSGPERILSISADIETIGEILKKIIPTLEEASYLQYQHYKGSDFDCELRLLIHQSLAGGIIGVKGAKIKELRENTQTTIKLFQECCPHSTDRVVLIGGKPDRVVECIKIILDLISESPIKGRAQPYDPNFYDETYDYGGFTMMFDDRRGRPVGFPMRGRGGFDRMPPGRGGRPMPPSRRDYDDMSPRRGPPPPPPGRGGRGGSRARNLPLPPPPPPRGGDLMSYDRRGRPGDRYDGMMMQCHVDACDDMQPPELFEGGSGYDYSYAGGRGSYGDLGGPIITTQVTIPKDLAGSIIGKGGQRIKQIRHESGASIKIDEPLEGSEDRIITITGTQDQIQNAQYLLQNSVKQYADVEGF, from the exons ATGGAGACTGAACAACAGGAGGAGACCTTTACCAACACAGAGACAAATG GAAAACGTCCTGCAGAAGATATGGAGGAAGAGCAGGCCTTCAAAAGATCTCGGAATACTGATGAGATGGTTGAATTGCGCATCTTGCTTCAGAGCAAA AATGCTGGAGCAGTGATTGGAAAAGGTGGCAAAAACATTAAAGCACTTCGTACAGAC TACAATGCCAGTGTTTCAGTCCCAGACAGCAGTGGCCCCGAGCG CATCTTGAGTATAAGTGCAGATATAGAGACAATTGGAGAAATCTTGAAGAAGATTATCCCTACTTTAGAAGAG gCATCTTATTTGCAGTATCAACACTACAAAGGCAGTGACTTCGACTGCGAACTTCGGCTTCTTATTCACCAGAGTTTGGCAGGAGGAATTATTGGTGTCAAGGGTGCCAAAATTAAAGAACTCAGAGAG aacaCTCAGACCACCATTAAGCTCTTTCAAGAGTGTTGTCCTCATTCAACTGATAGAGTGGTGCTTATTGGTGGAAAACCTGATAGGGTTGTTGAGTGCATCAAGATTATCTTGGATCTTATCTCTGAG TCTCCAATTAAAGGACGGGCCCAGCCTTACGATCCCAATTTCTATGATGAAACATACGACTATGGTGGCTTCACAATGATGTTTGATGATAGAAGGGGACGGCCAGTGGGCTTTCCGATGCGTGGAAGAGGGGGTTTTGATCGAATGCCTCCTGGTCGTGGTGGACGACCTATGCCTCCTTCAAGAAGAGATTATGATGATATGAGCCCTCGCAGAGGACCTCCACCACCTCCACCAGGTCGTGGTGGTAGGGGTGGCAGCAGAGCTCGtaatcttcctcttcctcctccaccacctcctCGTGGCGG agatCTGATGTCCTATGACCGAAGGGGCAGACCAGGAGACCGTTACGATGGCATG ATGATGCAGTGTCATGTGGATGCCTGTGATGACATGCAGCCACCAGAGCTG tttGAGGGTGGCTCTGGTTATG ATTATTCTTATGCAGGGGGGCGTGGTTCATACGGAGATCTTGGTGGACCCATCATCACAACACAAGTAACGATTCCCAAAGAT TTGGCAGGATCTATTATTGGAAAGGGAGGCCAGAGAATCAAACAAATACGTCATGAATCAGGAGCTTCGATCAAAATTGATGAACCACTAGAAGGCTCAGAAGATCGGATAATAACTATTACAGGAACACAGGACCAGATACAAAATGCACAGTATTTGCTGCAGAACAG tgTGAAGCAGTATGCAGATGTTGAAGGATTCTAA
- the HNRNPK gene encoding heterogeneous nuclear ribonucleoprotein K isoform X4, whose translation METEQQEETFTNTETNDLSTGKRPAEDMEEEQAFKRSRNTDEMVELRILLQSKNAGAVIGKGGKNIKALRTDYNASVSVPDSSGPERILSISADIETIGEILKKIIPTLEEYQHYKGSDFDCELRLLIHQSLAGGIIGVKGAKIKELRENTQTTIKLFQECCPHSTDRVVLIGGKPDRVVECIKIILDLISESPIKGRAQPYDPNFYDETYDYGGFTMMFDDRRGRPVGFPMRGRGGFDRMPPGRGGRPMPPSRRDYDDMSPRRGPPPPPPGRGGRGGSRARNLPLPPPPPPRGGDLMSYDRRGRPGDRYDGMMMQCHVDACDDMQPPELFEGGSGYDYSYAGGRGSYGDLGGPIITTQVTIPKDLAGSIIGKGGQRIKQIRHESGASIKIDEPLEGSEDRIITITGTQDQIQNAQYLLQNSVKQYADVEGF comes from the exons ATGGAGACTGAACAACAGGAGGAGACCTTTACCAACACAGAGACAAATG ACCTTTCTACAGGAAAACGTCCTGCAGAAGATATGGAGGAAGAGCAGGCCTTCAAAAGATCTCGGAATACTGATGAGATGGTTGAATTGCGCATCTTGCTTCAGAGCAAA AATGCTGGAGCAGTGATTGGAAAAGGTGGCAAAAACATTAAAGCACTTCGTACAGAC TACAATGCCAGTGTTTCAGTCCCAGACAGCAGTGGCCCCGAGCG CATCTTGAGTATAAGTGCAGATATAGAGACAATTGGAGAAATCTTGAAGAAGATTATCCCTACTTTAGAAGAG TATCAACACTACAAAGGCAGTGACTTCGACTGCGAACTTCGGCTTCTTATTCACCAGAGTTTGGCAGGAGGAATTATTGGTGTCAAGGGTGCCAAAATTAAAGAACTCAGAGAG aacaCTCAGACCACCATTAAGCTCTTTCAAGAGTGTTGTCCTCATTCAACTGATAGAGTGGTGCTTATTGGTGGAAAACCTGATAGGGTTGTTGAGTGCATCAAGATTATCTTGGATCTTATCTCTGAG TCTCCAATTAAAGGACGGGCCCAGCCTTACGATCCCAATTTCTATGATGAAACATACGACTATGGTGGCTTCACAATGATGTTTGATGATAGAAGGGGACGGCCAGTGGGCTTTCCGATGCGTGGAAGAGGGGGTTTTGATCGAATGCCTCCTGGTCGTGGTGGACGACCTATGCCTCCTTCAAGAAGAGATTATGATGATATGAGCCCTCGCAGAGGACCTCCACCACCTCCACCAGGTCGTGGTGGTAGGGGTGGCAGCAGAGCTCGtaatcttcctcttcctcctccaccacctcctCGTGGCGG agatCTGATGTCCTATGACCGAAGGGGCAGACCAGGAGACCGTTACGATGGCATG ATGATGCAGTGTCATGTGGATGCCTGTGATGACATGCAGCCACCAGAGCTG tttGAGGGTGGCTCTGGTTATG ATTATTCTTATGCAGGGGGGCGTGGTTCATACGGAGATCTTGGTGGACCCATCATCACAACACAAGTAACGATTCCCAAAGAT TTGGCAGGATCTATTATTGGAAAGGGAGGCCAGAGAATCAAACAAATACGTCATGAATCAGGAGCTTCGATCAAAATTGATGAACCACTAGAAGGCTCAGAAGATCGGATAATAACTATTACAGGAACACAGGACCAGATACAAAATGCACAGTATTTGCTGCAGAACAG tgTGAAGCAGTATGCAGATGTTGAAGGATTCTAA